A window of Leptolyngbya sp. 'hensonii' contains these coding sequences:
- a CDS encoding glucose-6-phosphate isomerase yields MDTKALWERYEDWLYYHEGLDLYVDVSRMRFDDALLEILKPKFDKAFQDMEALEGGAIANPDENRMVGHYWLRDPDRAPANLRKEIVETLNEIEAFAQKVHSGTIHPPEASRFTDILSIGIGGSALGPEFVAEALAPDFPPMNIHFIDNTDPAGIDRVLKRLQDRLKSTLIIITSKSGGTPETRNGMLEVKHVYEQQGLHFPSHAVAITVPGSKMDELERMEGWLAEFPMFDWVGGRTSEMSAVGLLSASLLGIDIRSLLAGAKEMDAATRVPQIRRNPAALLTLAWYCAGNGKGEKDMVMLPYKDSLLLFSRYLQQLVMESLGKEKDLDGNTVHQGIAVYGNKGSTDQHAYVQQLREGVPNFFATFIEVLEDRSGPSIEVEPDATSGDFLSGFIQGTRQALYENHRDSITVTIPQVNPRIVGALIALYERAVGFYASLVNINAYHQPGVEAGKKAAASVLDLQRQILTVLKNADQPLDLATLAEKAAAADKLETVYKIVRHLAANQRGVTLQGDRAKPSSLLVMGH; encoded by the coding sequence ATGGACACCAAAGCCCTCTGGGAACGCTACGAAGATTGGCTTTACTACCACGAAGGTCTGGATCTGTACGTGGATGTGAGCCGCATGCGATTCGATGATGCCCTGCTTGAAATCCTGAAGCCAAAGTTTGACAAGGCATTTCAGGATATGGAAGCCCTGGAGGGCGGTGCGATCGCCAATCCCGATGAGAACCGGATGGTGGGGCACTACTGGCTGCGAGACCCCGATCGAGCACCCGCCAACCTCCGTAAGGAGATTGTGGAGACCCTGAATGAGATCGAAGCCTTTGCTCAGAAGGTGCATAGTGGGACCATTCACCCACCAGAAGCTTCCCGGTTTACCGATATTCTGTCGATCGGCATCGGAGGTTCGGCCCTGGGGCCAGAATTTGTCGCAGAGGCGCTGGCTCCCGATTTTCCCCCGATGAACATTCACTTCATCGACAATACAGACCCTGCAGGCATTGATCGGGTGCTCAAGCGGCTGCAGGATCGGCTCAAGAGCACGCTCATCATCATTACCAGCAAATCAGGCGGCACCCCCGAAACCCGAAATGGCATGCTGGAGGTGAAGCATGTCTATGAGCAACAGGGCTTACACTTCCCCTCCCATGCTGTTGCCATTACGGTTCCTGGCAGCAAAATGGATGAGCTAGAGCGGATGGAAGGCTGGCTGGCTGAGTTTCCCATGTTTGATTGGGTGGGAGGACGCACCTCAGAAATGTCGGCGGTTGGGTTGCTATCTGCCTCCCTGTTAGGCATCGATATTCGATCGCTACTGGCCGGGGCAAAGGAAATGGATGCGGCTACCCGTGTGCCTCAGATCAGGCGGAATCCAGCAGCTCTGCTCACCCTGGCCTGGTACTGCGCCGGTAATGGCAAAGGCGAGAAAGACATGGTGATGCTGCCCTATAAGGACAGTTTGTTGCTGTTCTCGCGCTATCTGCAACAGTTGGTGATGGAATCCCTGGGCAAGGAAAAGGATCTGGACGGGAACACGGTGCATCAAGGAATTGCCGTTTATGGCAACAAAGGCTCCACAGACCAGCATGCCTATGTACAACAACTCCGAGAAGGGGTGCCCAACTTCTTCGCCACCTTCATTGAAGTCCTGGAAGATCGATCGGGTCCGTCAATCGAGGTGGAACCGGACGCCACATCGGGCGATTTTCTCTCCGGCTTCATACAGGGCACCCGACAGGCCCTGTATGAAAATCATCGGGACTCGATCACCGTCACCATTCCACAGGTCAATCCTCGCATCGTGGGAGCCCTGATCGCTTTGTATGAACGGGCAGTCGGGTTCTATGCCTCGCTGGTCAACATCAATGCCTATCACCAGCCGGGCGTAGAGGCCGGCAAGAAAGCAGCCGCATCCGTCCTCGATTTACAGCGGCAGATTCTGACTGTCCTCAAAAATGCAGACCAACCCCTGGACCTGGCAACTCTAGCAGAAAAAGCTGCTGCTGCTGACAAGCTTGAAACGGTTTACAAAATTGTGCGTCACCTGGCAGCCAACCAGCGGGGAGTGACCTTACAGGGAGATCGGGCTAAACCCTCTAGTCTGTTAGTCATGGGTCACTAG
- a CDS encoding EF-hand domain-containing protein, which yields MNVDRLNFEISADAQALIPEERLTSIVNAFTHLDVNQDGKIEIDEYLNFTLAEEKKRLTKRFEALDMDKDGCIEFEEFVVATEPTFQILKKFRELDLDQNGLLSLEEAINIANHLVLPLSVEQVKTILGEADHNGDGQITYYEYLGAIAHIGFQ from the coding sequence ATGAATGTTGACAGATTGAACTTTGAAATATCCGCAGACGCTCAAGCCCTAATCCCTGAAGAAAGATTGACCTCGATCGTGAATGCCTTTACACACCTGGATGTGAACCAGGATGGCAAGATCGAGATTGATGAATATCTCAACTTTACCCTGGCCGAGGAGAAGAAACGCCTGACAAAGCGTTTTGAGGCACTGGACATGGATAAGGATGGGTGTATTGAGTTTGAAGAGTTTGTGGTTGCGACTGAACCGACCTTCCAGATTCTGAAAAAGTTCCGTGAACTAGACCTTGACCAGAACGGCCTGCTTTCCCTGGAAGAGGCAATTAACATTGCCAATCATCTGGTCTTACCGCTCAGTGTCGAGCAAGTTAAAACTATTCTGGGTGAAGCTGATCACAACGGGGATGGGCAGATCACCTACTACGAATACCTGGGCGCGATCGCGCACATCGGCTTCCAGTAA
- a CDS encoding glycogen/starch/alpha-glucan phosphorylase, with protein sequence MVSSVPGTIQIEDDRTGINVETLKRAFLDNLFYIQAKFPKISTKNDYYMALAYTVRDRLLNRWLNTTQTYLEKAPRMVAYLSAEFLMGPHLGNNLINLGLYDAVKQAMEEFGLSLTDLLEQEEEPGLGNGGLGRLAACYVDSLATLEIPAIGYGIRYEYGIFDQDIKDGWQVEITDKWLRYGNPWEVARPEAELEVKFGGHSEAYQDEQGHYHVRWVPYKVVKGVPYDTPILGFQTNTANTLRLWKAEAPESFDFEAFNKGDYFGAVHEKSECENITKVLYPNDESHQGKQLRLEQQYFFVSCSLQDMIRMMKMKNLPLERFHEQYAIQLNDTHPTIGVAELMRLLLDDSGFTWEKAWEITTKTFAYTNHTLLPEALERWPLPMFGSLLPRHLEIIYEINQRFLDEVRIRFPDDFDRIRRMSIIDESGERYVRMANLACVGSSAINGVAELHSELLKQTTLHDFYEMYPGKFTNVTNGVTPRRFMVLSNPRLTNLITSKIGESWIKNLDELRQLENFSHDASFRNEFRQVKQAVKQDLANYIRTNYQIEVDVNSLFDIQAKRIHEYKRQHLNALYIITLYNRIKANPNLDSTPRTFLFGGKAAPGYYMAKLIIKLINSIAQIVNNDPDMHGRLKVVFLKDYNVKFAQRVYPAADLSEQISTAGKEASGTGNMKFSMNGALTIGTLDGANIEIREAVGTDNFFLFGLTAAEVQAQKAAGYNPWDYYHNNPELKRVIDRIASGFFSHGDRNLFKPLIDSLLYRDEYLLLADYQSYVECQDRVSQAYRDQDHWTRMSILNVARMGKFSSDRSIRDYLQNIWKASAVSVDVPEYSQKTNGDLKLSY encoded by the coding sequence ATGGTCAGTTCTGTTCCTGGAACTATTCAAATCGAAGACGATCGCACTGGGATTAATGTTGAGACACTGAAACGGGCATTTCTGGATAACCTGTTCTATATCCAGGCCAAGTTTCCCAAAATCTCGACGAAGAATGACTACTATATGGCACTGGCCTATACGGTGCGCGATCGCTTGCTCAATCGCTGGCTGAACACAACCCAGACTTATCTGGAAAAAGCACCCCGCATGGTTGCCTACCTGTCGGCTGAGTTTCTTATGGGGCCTCACCTGGGAAATAATCTGATTAACCTGGGACTTTACGATGCGGTCAAGCAGGCCATGGAGGAATTTGGCCTGAGCCTGACGGATCTGCTGGAGCAGGAAGAAGAACCCGGATTGGGCAATGGGGGCCTGGGTCGCCTTGCTGCGTGCTACGTTGACTCTCTGGCCACGCTGGAAATCCCTGCGATCGGCTATGGCATCCGCTACGAATACGGCATTTTCGACCAGGACATCAAAGATGGCTGGCAGGTCGAAATTACCGATAAGTGGTTGCGTTATGGGAATCCCTGGGAAGTGGCCCGCCCAGAAGCAGAATTAGAAGTGAAGTTCGGTGGGCACTCAGAAGCTTACCAGGATGAGCAGGGTCACTATCATGTGCGGTGGGTTCCCTACAAGGTGGTGAAAGGAGTTCCCTACGACACGCCCATCCTGGGTTTCCAGACGAATACAGCCAACACCCTACGCCTGTGGAAAGCAGAAGCACCCGAATCTTTTGATTTTGAAGCCTTCAATAAAGGCGATTACTTTGGCGCTGTTCACGAAAAGAGCGAGTGTGAAAATATCACCAAAGTGCTTTACCCCAATGATGAATCCCACCAGGGTAAGCAACTGCGATTGGAGCAGCAGTACTTTTTTGTCTCCTGTTCCTTGCAAGACATGATTCGGATGATGAAGATGAAAAATCTTCCCCTGGAACGGTTCCATGAGCAATATGCCATTCAGTTGAATGACACCCACCCCACGATCGGTGTTGCTGAATTAATGCGGCTCCTGTTGGATGACTCCGGGTTCACCTGGGAAAAGGCTTGGGAGATCACGACCAAAACCTTTGCCTACACCAACCATACCCTGCTCCCTGAAGCACTGGAACGCTGGCCCCTACCTATGTTCGGGAGTCTGTTACCTCGTCATCTGGAGATTATCTACGAAATTAATCAGCGGTTTTTGGATGAAGTTCGGATCCGGTTCCCGGATGATTTCGATCGCATTCGTCGCATGTCCATCATTGATGAAAGCGGTGAGCGCTATGTCCGCATGGCTAACCTTGCCTGCGTGGGTAGCTCTGCTATCAATGGTGTTGCTGAACTCCACAGTGAATTGCTGAAACAGACGACCCTGCATGATTTCTATGAGATGTATCCAGGGAAGTTCACGAATGTGACCAATGGCGTCACCCCTCGCCGGTTCATGGTGCTGAGCAACCCCCGGTTGACAAACCTGATTACCAGCAAGATTGGCGAAAGCTGGATTAAAAATTTGGATGAACTGCGCCAATTGGAAAACTTCAGCCATGATGCCAGCTTCCGCAACGAATTCCGTCAGGTGAAGCAAGCGGTGAAGCAAGATCTAGCCAACTACATTCGAACCAACTACCAAATTGAGGTAGATGTCAACTCCCTATTCGATATTCAGGCCAAGCGCATTCATGAATACAAGCGACAGCACCTGAATGCCCTTTATATCATTACCCTGTACAACCGGATCAAGGCCAATCCCAATCTGGATAGTACACCGCGCACCTTCCTGTTTGGAGGAAAGGCAGCACCTGGCTATTACATGGCCAAACTGATCATCAAGTTGATCAATTCCATTGCCCAGATCGTGAACAACGACCCCGATATGCATGGTCGTCTCAAAGTGGTGTTCCTGAAGGACTACAACGTTAAGTTTGCCCAGCGGGTCTACCCTGCCGCTGACCTCTCAGAGCAAATTTCTACGGCAGGCAAGGAAGCCTCTGGTACGGGTAATATGAAGTTCTCGATGAACGGAGCCCTGACGATCGGGACTCTGGATGGAGCCAACATTGAAATTCGGGAAGCTGTCGGAACCGATAACTTCTTCCTGTTTGGGTTGACCGCCGCAGAAGTGCAGGCCCAAAAAGCCGCTGGATACAATCCCTGGGATTACTACCACAACAACCCAGAACTCAAGCGAGTGATCGATCGGATTGCCTCCGGCTTCTTCTCCCATGGGGACAGGAACCTGTTCAAGCCCCTGATCGATTCCCTGCTCTATCGGGATGAGTACCTCCTGTTGGCCGATTACCAATCCTACGTGGAATGCCAGGATCGGGTAAGTCAGGCATACCGCGATCAAGACCACTGGACCCGGATGTCGATTCTGAACGTGGCCCGCATGGGTAAGTTCTCCAGCGATCGCTCCATTCGGGATTACCTCCAGAACATCTGGAAGGCTTCTGCTGTCAGCGTAGACGTGCCAGAGTACAGCCAAAAAACGAACGGTGACTTAAAGCTGAGCTACTGA